A section of the Paenibacillus odorifer genome encodes:
- a CDS encoding ring-cleaving dioxygenase, which produces MRNLKGIHHVTAITSSAEKNYEFFTYVLGMRLVKKTVNQDDIQTYHLFFADDKGSAGTDMTFFDFPNIPKGVHGTNEIAKTSFRVPTDAALDYWVKRFDRLAVKHTGIKEQFGKKTLSFVDFDDQQYQLISDELNKGVVSGTPWQKGPIPLEYAITGLGPIFVRIADFNYFKEVLEKVMLFKEIAQEETYHLFEVGEGGNGAQIIVEHNEFLPNSRQGFGTVHHAAFRVEDRAMLDEWTERFEGFGFQTSGYVDRHFFESLYTRVAPQILFELATDGPGFMGDEEYETVGEKLSLPPFLEPKREQIEKLVRPIDTVRSTIDFVKE; this is translated from the coding sequence ATGAGAAACTTAAAAGGGATTCACCACGTTACAGCCATCACAAGCAGCGCAGAGAAAAATTACGAGTTTTTTACTTACGTGTTAGGTATGCGTCTAGTGAAGAAAACAGTTAATCAAGATGATATTCAGACGTATCATTTGTTTTTTGCAGATGATAAGGGCAGCGCCGGAACAGATATGACCTTCTTTGATTTTCCTAACATCCCTAAAGGGGTTCATGGAACTAATGAGATTGCGAAAACATCCTTCCGGGTACCAACAGATGCTGCATTAGACTACTGGGTTAAGCGTTTTGATCGGCTTGCAGTGAAGCATACCGGCATTAAAGAGCAATTCGGCAAAAAGACATTATCCTTCGTAGATTTCGATGATCAACAGTATCAACTTATTTCAGATGAATTGAATAAAGGTGTCGTATCAGGTACACCGTGGCAAAAAGGGCCTATCCCTTTGGAGTATGCAATAACGGGCTTGGGACCGATCTTTGTACGAATTGCTGACTTCAACTACTTCAAAGAAGTATTGGAGAAAGTGATGTTGTTTAAAGAAATTGCTCAGGAAGAGACGTATCATTTATTTGAAGTTGGCGAAGGCGGAAACGGTGCACAAATTATTGTAGAGCATAACGAGTTCTTACCGAATTCACGCCAAGGTTTTGGGACTGTTCACCATGCTGCATTCCGTGTAGAGGATCGTGCGATGCTGGACGAGTGGACAGAGCGTTTTGAAGGCTTTGGATTCCAAACTTCAGGATATGTAGATCGTCACTTCTTCGAGTCGTTGTATACACGTGTTGCACCACAAATATTGTTTGAGCTTGCCACTGACGGGCCAGGATTTATGGGAGATGAGGAATATGAAACCGTTGGCGAGAAGCTTTCTTTGCCACCTTTCTTGGAACCTAAACGTGAGCAAATTGAGAAGTTAGTCCGTCCTATTGATACCGTTAGAAGTACGATCGACTTTGTGAAAGAGTGA
- a CDS encoding NADPH-dependent FMN reductase, translated as MSKLNIGIILGSTRQGRLSPQVGEWVKKIADARGDANYEIIDIADFKLPLLGEADATEQATAWNTKLATLDGFVFIVQEYNHSISASLKNALDYAREAWNNKAAGIVSYGSVGGARAAEHLRGILGELSVADVRVHPALSLFTDFENGTVFKPADLHLTNLNGMLDQVLAWSGALKTLR; from the coding sequence ATGTCAAAATTAAACATCGGTATTATTCTCGGAAGTACTCGTCAAGGTCGTTTAAGCCCGCAAGTAGGAGAATGGGTTAAAAAGATTGCGGATGCACGCGGGGATGCTAATTATGAGATCATAGATATTGCAGACTTCAAGCTTCCACTATTGGGTGAGGCTGATGCAACTGAACAAGCAACAGCTTGGAACACTAAACTTGCTACACTAGACGGTTTCGTATTTATCGTACAAGAATATAACCACAGTATTTCTGCATCACTGAAAAATGCGCTCGATTATGCCCGTGAAGCTTGGAATAATAAAGCAGCAGGTATCGTAAGTTATGGTTCCGTAGGGGGCGCTCGTGCAGCTGAACATCTACGCGGAATCTTGGGAGAACTATCTGTAGCAGACGTTCGTGTACACCCTGCGTTGTCACTGTTCACTGATTTCGAGAACGGAACTGTGTTTAAACCAGCGGATCTGCATCTTACCAATCTTAATGGGATGCTGGATCAAGTCTTGGCTTGGAGTGGCGCATTGAAAACTCTACGTTAA
- a CDS encoding MFS transporter yields MKTTRQNALIFSFTFMAFILGTTEYIIVGLLSEISSSLGVTLATAGGLVSGFAISYAIGTPIMMSLCSRVPKRITILVSLVLILLLNLWSAVTGTYSMLLVTRIVTAILCGFVLSVAITVANEAVDQEKRGKAIATILSGFAIANVFGVPIGTFVGQFFNWPAAFVLNGILAGVAIVLNYIYIPRQLPKPVPSSLKDQIGLLTNGRIILAFLIPVTAVGAVFVMYTYITPILEQVMNVPKSSVSGVLFVYGIATIVSNWIGGKVATGNAVSKLRFVFLIQAVVYVIFSMTASVSILGMIVLMALAMMSSIVSAPAQLYLIDLAKQFSPKTKDLAASLNPVASNLGIAGGSAIGGVVAGHGGLISLPVAAAILAILACVITLICYKMDHQSHAAVITQHHNLT; encoded by the coding sequence ATGAAAACAACACGTCAGAACGCATTGATTTTCTCGTTTACTTTTATGGCTTTTATTCTGGGTACGACGGAGTATATTATTGTTGGTTTACTCTCTGAAATATCCTCAAGCCTCGGAGTTACGCTTGCGACAGCCGGGGGATTGGTATCTGGCTTCGCGATTTCTTATGCCATTGGTACACCAATTATGATGTCCTTGTGCAGCCGTGTTCCGAAACGGATTACGATTCTTGTATCACTTGTATTGATTTTGCTGCTGAATTTGTGGAGTGCTGTAACTGGAACTTACAGTATGCTGCTGGTGACTAGAATAGTTACTGCCATACTATGTGGCTTTGTTCTTTCTGTAGCCATTACGGTAGCGAATGAAGCGGTTGATCAGGAGAAGAGAGGCAAAGCGATTGCTACAATTTTGAGTGGTTTTGCTATTGCGAATGTTTTTGGTGTGCCGATCGGTACTTTCGTCGGGCAGTTTTTTAATTGGCCAGCAGCGTTTGTTCTGAATGGGATATTAGCTGGAGTTGCCATAGTCCTAAATTATATCTATATTCCACGCCAATTACCGAAACCTGTGCCTAGCTCACTCAAGGATCAGATCGGATTGCTCACAAACGGCCGCATTATTCTTGCATTTCTCATTCCGGTTACGGCAGTGGGAGCCGTATTTGTGATGTATACTTACATTACACCTATTCTGGAGCAAGTCATGAATGTTCCTAAAAGCTCGGTTAGCGGTGTGCTGTTTGTATACGGAATTGCCACGATTGTCAGCAACTGGATTGGTGGCAAGGTTGCGACCGGGAATGCGGTTAGTAAGCTGAGATTCGTGTTCCTTATCCAAGCTGTGGTCTATGTTATCTTTAGTATGACCGCATCTGTTTCCATTCTTGGAATGATTGTGCTAATGGCTCTAGCCATGATGTCGAGTATTGTGAGCGCCCCTGCACAGCTCTATTTGATTGACTTAGCTAAGCAGTTCTCACCAAAAACGAAGGATCTTGCTGCCTCATTGAATCCAGTAGCCTCAAACCTGGGAATTGCAGGCGGGTCCGCGATCGGTGGAGTGGTTGCCGGGCATGGAGGATTAATCTCTCTTCCTGTAGCTGCTGCCATCCTGGCGATATTGGCCTGTGTGATTACGTTGATATGTTATAAGATGGATCATCAAAGCCACGCAGCGGTCATCACTCAGCATCATAACTTAACCTAA
- a CDS encoding flavin reductase family protein — protein sequence MISIDPKHNSERENYKLLIGTIIPRPIAFVTTQSEEGLLNGAPFSYFNIVSSNPPMVSLAIQRPAGRLKDTARNIYDNQQFVVHIVDEENVAKINQTAATLPASESEIELANLTPIQSTSVAVPGVLEAKVRMECKLVQAIPLGGEEPGSDLFIGEIVQFHIDESIYQEGHIDPRVLNAVSRLAGNNYATLGEIFTIDRPE from the coding sequence TTGATTTCAATTGATCCAAAGCACAACAGTGAGCGGGAAAATTACAAATTATTAATTGGCACTATTATTCCTAGACCTATAGCCTTTGTCACAACACAATCAGAAGAGGGTCTCTTAAATGGTGCACCTTTTAGCTATTTTAATATCGTTTCGTCTAATCCTCCAATGGTTTCATTGGCTATTCAAAGACCAGCAGGCCGTTTAAAAGATACAGCCCGTAATATTTACGATAATCAACAGTTTGTTGTGCATATTGTAGATGAGGAGAATGTTGCGAAGATCAATCAGACTGCAGCCACATTACCTGCATCTGAAAGTGAAATTGAATTGGCGAATCTTACACCGATTCAAAGTACAAGTGTAGCTGTGCCTGGCGTTTTGGAAGCGAAGGTGCGGATGGAGTGCAAGCTTGTTCAAGCAATCCCTCTAGGGGGTGAAGAACCTGGGAGTGACTTGTTTATTGGCGAAATTGTTCAATTCCATATCGATGAATCGATCTATCAGGAGGGGCACATTGACCCGAGAGTTCTAAACGCTGTGAGCCGCTTGGCGGGAAATAATTACGCAACTCTTGGAGAGATTTTTACAATAGATAGGCCGGAATAA
- a CDS encoding DMT family transporter — protein sequence MWFMFALLTAFAWGGADLFYKKGTDSQDRYSHIKIVIIVGIVMGIHATAYMLIQGLTFDPMDLIRYFPVSALYILSMAVGYIGLRYIELSIASPVQNSSGAVTTILLFIFFTHELGAFEIVGVAVITLGIIGIAILEKKAEHQALQKSATQIDKKYQIGVIAIIFPILYCLIDGLGTFADAIYLDELSLISEKAALLAYEYTFFICAILSFTYLKFFKKVKFNLFKERDKGFAAILETTGQFFYVFAMSSNAIIAAPLIASYSIFSVILSRIFLKEKLSKAQYAVIIVVILGIALLGVADEL from the coding sequence ATGTGGTTTATGTTTGCATTATTAACGGCCTTCGCTTGGGGAGGGGCTGACTTATTTTATAAAAAGGGGACCGATAGTCAGGATCGGTATAGCCATATTAAGATTGTCATTATCGTGGGGATAGTCATGGGTATTCACGCGACAGCTTATATGCTCATTCAAGGATTGACCTTTGATCCTATGGACTTAATCCGATATTTCCCTGTGTCTGCACTCTATATCCTGTCGATGGCAGTCGGTTATATTGGACTTAGATATATTGAGTTATCCATTGCCTCCCCCGTACAAAATTCATCTGGCGCTGTAACGACGATATTATTATTCATCTTTTTCACCCATGAGCTAGGAGCGTTTGAAATCGTTGGTGTTGCCGTTATCACCTTAGGCATTATCGGCATCGCCATCTTGGAAAAGAAAGCAGAACACCAAGCGCTTCAAAAAAGTGCCACACAGATTGATAAAAAATATCAGATTGGCGTGATCGCCATCATTTTTCCAATCCTATACTGCCTAATCGATGGACTTGGCACCTTTGCCGATGCTATTTATTTGGATGAACTCAGCCTGATTAGCGAAAAAGCAGCTCTGCTCGCGTATGAATACACCTTCTTTATATGTGCCATCTTGTCTTTTACATACCTGAAATTTTTTAAAAAGGTAAAGTTCAACCTATTTAAAGAACGGGATAAGGGCTTCGCAGCCATTCTGGAAACGACCGGACAATTCTTCTACGTATTTGCTATGTCCAGCAACGCGATTATCGCGGCACCACTTATTGCTTCATACAGCATTTTTTCCGTAATATTATCGCGCATCTTCCTCAAAGAAAAACTAAGCAAGGCACAATATGCCGTTATTATCGTTGTGATTCTAGGGATTGCTTTGTTGGGGGTTGCGGACGAGCTGTAG